In Gigantopelta aegis isolate Gae_Host chromosome 14, Gae_host_genome, whole genome shotgun sequence, the following proteins share a genomic window:
- the LOC121388736 gene encoding twisted gastrulation protein homolog 1-like, whose protein sequence is MKWILVVVAGIATLLATLHSATSCNEAVCASRVSKCMLIKCCECNMSNKRNCTCCTDCSVCLSDLFTECCSCVGLCPKPDPNMNLGKTSSIEDLNDPIPELFDVLTEMEDEENRWTTFSYPRHIDTLYFKPGSLNVDLRYAIAIGEEGKKKPSYIDNEDSPDKNCSVAFFSQCMSIIKCKASCMSMGAAKYRWFHEYGCCQCIGNTCLDYGISQPKCLKCPPPNELEEAELEITDYDYSENSVRVDGKDEIRVADAAIDSVG, encoded by the exons ATGAAGTGGATATTGGTGGTAGTTGCTGGCATAGCTACCCTGCTAGCTACTCTACACAGCGCAACATCGTGCAATGAAGCGGTGTGCGCAAGTCGTGTCAGCAAGTGTATGCTCATCAAGTGTTGCGAGTGTAATATGAGTAACAAGAGGAACTGCACATGCTGCACAGACTGTTCTGTTTGTCTCAGTGACCTCTTCACCGAATGCTGCTCCTGTGTCG GTCTTTGTCCGAAACCTGATCCAAACATGAACTTGGGCAAAACCAGCTCCATAGAGGACCTGAATGACCCAATTCCTGAACTGTTTGATGTACTCACAGAGATGGAAGATGAAGAAAACCGCTGGACAACCTTCTCCTATCCTAGACACATAGATACACTGTACTTCAAGCCGGGCAGTCTCAATGTGGATTTGAGATATGCTATTGCTATTG GCGAGGAAGGTAAAAAGAAACCGTCGTACATTGACAATGAAGATTCCCCAGACAAGAACTGTTCTGTGGCCTTCTTCTCGCAGTGTATGTCGATCATAAAGTGCAAAGCCTCGTGCATGTCTATGGGCGCCGCCAAGTACCGCTGGTTCCACGAGTATGGCTGCTGCCAGTGTATTGGCAACACCTGTCTGGACTATGGCATCAGCCAGCCCAAGTGTTTGAAGTGTCCACCGCCAAATGAACTTGAAGAAGCCGAGTTGGAAATCACAGATTATGACTATTCAGAGAATAGCGTGCGTGTGGATGGCAAGGATGAAATACGGGTTGCCGATGCAGCTATTGATTCAGTTGGTTGA